TGAAAACCGACATCAAAAAGTTCTCGGGCAGCGGCGTGGAAGGGCATGAACTGGCGCGTGCGCCGGCTTACACCGCCAACATGGGGGCCAAGTATCAGTTCCTGAAAGGGTGGGAGCTGAGCAGCAACGTGGCGTTCACCGACTCCTACTATTCGCAATACGACAACGACTCGCGCGGGCGCATCGGCTCCTATTGGACGGCCAACGCCCAGCTGGCTTACACCTTCGACTACGGCCGCGCCACGCTGTATGCGAAGAATCTGTTTGACTCCGACCGCCGCGAGATGATCCGAAGCAATGACATCTACACGGCGACGCTCCAGCGCGGCCGCCTGATCGGCGCGGCGGTTGAGCTGAATTTCTAACGCTATCGCAATGATGGGGGACGCATGTCCCCCGTTTTGTGCGCTATCCCGGCACGGCCGGGCAAAGGAGATAACGCAGTGATCGGTGATTTTGACAGCATTCTGAGCGATGAAGAGGCCCAGCGGCTGGAGAGCGCGTTTCAGGCGCTGGGCGCGGCGTCGGCCAACGGCGAGCGGCCGGTAAGCGAAGCCGAAGAGCGGGCATGGTTCGCCCATCTGCAGCAGGGTGACGCACGCGGGCAGCGGGCGCTGGCCTGGCGCCTGACGGGGGAAGTGGATATCGCCCGGCTGGCGGCGGCGCTGCAGGCGCTGGTGCGGGAGACGCCGGGCGTGGACGTGCGCTACGTTTTTGATGACGAAAACGGGCTGATTAAACGCGCCGCCGGTTCGGCGCCGTTGCCGGTGAGCCTTCGTCAGGTGGCGGACGAACAGCACGCCATTGGCTGCCTGCTGCAGGCGCAGGCGGCACCGTTTGAACTGGAAAGCGAAGCGCCGCTGCGCGGCTTGCTGTTGCTCACGCCGGGCGATGCCGTGATTTTGGGCGTGGTCTTGCATGACATCCTGGCGGAAACGCTGCCTTGGCGCCATCTGCCGGCGATGCTGTCCGCCCGTTACAACGGGGATGTGATGCCTCTGCCTTTCGCGGCGGAGCCGGTCGAGCTGGCGGAAACCACGGAGCCGCAACTGCCCTGGGCGCGCCAGGCGGTCTCGCTGCAGGATTACCGCAGCCCGGCGCCGCGCACTGAAGCCTTGCCACCGGTGGGCGCGCGCGTGGTCACGCGCATTGATCGCTCGCTGTTGCCCGCCAACGACACGCCGCGGGCCTTGCTGGCGGCGGTGGCGGCGCGGTTTGCCGAGTTCGTCGCCGCGCAGGCCGGCGGCCAAGCGGTGCAGCTGTGCGTGCCGGCCGCGGAAACGGCGGAGTTCGTCGGCCTGGAGCTTGGCCTGACGGCGCCGCCGCTGATGCGCCTGACCGTGCAGCATGGCGAGAGCGACGTCGGGCAGCGGCTGCTGGTGCAGGCCGTGGCCGAACAGCCGGATCCGCAACGGGCGCAGCTGCTGGTGGCCTGGTGCGACGATCTGGCTGCGGACTGGTGCATGGAAGGCGTTCACGCCGAACGCCTGTTGCTGCCGCCGCTGCATACGCCGTTTGAACTGGCGCTGCTGTTGGGCTTGCCAGAGGCGGAAGCGCTGACGCTGGAGCTGGTCACCGACCCGCGCCTGTCTCCCCATGTGGCGCCTTTCCTGCTGGAGCAGTTCAGCGCCTCCCTGGCCGGGCAGCGAATTGCCGTCGCATTGCCGGCGGCTGAGGCCGCTTCCCCGGCGATTACCGCGCCGGCGGCGAACGGCGACGCGGACGAAAGCGTTGCGCCGTTGATTTTGCAGGAGTTCCGTGAGGCGCTGGTGGCGCCGGAAATGACCCAGGATGAAGACTTCTTCGATCGCGGCGGCCATTCGCTGGTCGCTACCCGGGTGATCGGCCGTTTGCTGAGCCTGCATCAGATCGAAATCAACATTAACGATCTGTTCAGCCATCCGACGGCGCGCGGGCTGGCGGGCTACGCCAAACGCCTGAACGTCGCGCAACCGAATGCCGCGGTGGCCGCCGCCGTCGATCATGATCGCGCGCAGGCGCCGCTGTCGCTGGCGCAGGAATCGCTGTGGAAGGTGTATGAAGCCTTTGGCCATGACGAGATTTTCAACCTGCCGTTCTCTTTACGCTTCTTCGATGCGGTGGATGAAACGGCGCTGCATCAGGCGTTTATCGACGTCATGACTCGCCATACCGTGCTGCGTTCACGCTTTGTCGAGCAGCAGGGCGAGGTGGTGCAGGTGGTGGTGCCGGCTGCTGAACTCGCGGACTACTCGTGGTTCCGCTTCTCCCACGAGACGCCGGCGGGCAACGCCGCCGCCCTGTTGGCCGATGCCGGCCAGCACCGGTTCGATCTGGCCGCCGAGCTGCCGCTGCGCGTCACGCTGCTGCGCGATGCGGACAACGGCCAGCAGCTGCTGTCGCTGCTGTTCCACCATGTGGTGCTGGATGAATGGTCGCTCAACCTGATGATGGATGAGCTGGGCATCGCCTACCGCCATCGCGTCGTCGGCCAGGCGCCGCAGTGGAGCGGGCAACCGCCGCAGTTCCACACCTTCGCCCGGCAGCAGCGGGCCTCCGGGGTGCAGCAGCAACATCTGGACTACTGGCTCGATGCGCTGCGCGGCGCGCCGGTCGGCCAGCCGATCTTCCGGCAAGAACCCTCTACCCACCCGGCGGTGCCTGCGCCGGCGGACGTCAACGGCGGCTGGCTGGAGTTCGAGGTCGATCCCGCTGTGGCGGAAGGCCTGTATCAGCTCGCTCGCCGCAATAACGCTTCGCTGTTCAACGTGGTGTATGCCGGGATCACCTCGGCGCTGCGCCTGCTTGGCGGCCCGGCGGATCTGCTGGTGGGCACTTCGACCTCCGGCCGTAACGACGCCGAGTTCTTCGATACCGTCGGCTACTTCACCACCGTGGTGGTGCACCGCGTGCGCTTCGACGAAGGGCTGACGGTGGCCGGCTTGGTCAGCCAGGTGAAAAACACCGTCAACGGCTCGTTGCCATACACCGACATTCCGATCGATCTGGTGGAGGAAGGGCTGTTCGGCGTGGACGCCGACCGCAAGAACCACATGTTTGAAGTGTTCATCCAGATCCACAGCCGCATCAAACTGAACGGCGAGTTCCGGCTGCAGGACGGCAGCGCGATCGCCTACCGTCAGGTGGAGCCGGAGAAAGCCGAATCGTTGCTCGGCCTGCAGTTTGAGGTGATGGAAGACGATCTGGCGGGGGCGAAATCCCTGCGGGTGATGATGACCTACCGCCAGGATCACTACAGCCGGGAGCAGGCCAATCTGATCGCCGACGGCGTTCAGCATGTCTTTACCCAGTTTGCGCAGCACATCGCTGGCGATATCGCTCTGGCGGCGCTGCCGCCCGGGCCGCAGGCATGACGTTGTTTCACTCTAACCGAAAGCATGATTTTCAAGGAGATAAAAGGATGTCTGGAACCCTAGCAACCCCGCGCGCGTTACTGTCGCTGCT
Above is a window of Serratia nematodiphila DZ0503SBS1 DNA encoding:
- a CDS encoding condensation domain-containing protein, producing MIGDFDSILSDEEAQRLESAFQALGAASANGERPVSEAEERAWFAHLQQGDARGQRALAWRLTGEVDIARLAAALQALVRETPGVDVRYVFDDENGLIKRAAGSAPLPVSLRQVADEQHAIGCLLQAQAAPFELESEAPLRGLLLLTPGDAVILGVVLHDILAETLPWRHLPAMLSARYNGDVMPLPFAAEPVELAETTEPQLPWARQAVSLQDYRSPAPRTEALPPVGARVVTRIDRSLLPANDTPRALLAAVAARFAEFVAAQAGGQAVQLCVPAAETAEFVGLELGLTAPPLMRLTVQHGESDVGQRLLVQAVAEQPDPQRAQLLVAWCDDLAADWCMEGVHAERLLLPPLHTPFELALLLGLPEAEALTLELVTDPRLSPHVAPFLLEQFSASLAGQRIAVALPAAEAASPAITAPAANGDADESVAPLILQEFREALVAPEMTQDEDFFDRGGHSLVATRVIGRLLSLHQIEININDLFSHPTARGLAGYAKRLNVAQPNAAVAAAVDHDRAQAPLSLAQESLWKVYEAFGHDEIFNLPFSLRFFDAVDETALHQAFIDVMTRHTVLRSRFVEQQGEVVQVVVPAAELADYSWFRFSHETPAGNAAALLADAGQHRFDLAAELPLRVTLLRDADNGQQLLSLLFHHVVLDEWSLNLMMDELGIAYRHRVVGQAPQWSGQPPQFHTFARQQRASGVQQQHLDYWLDALRGAPVGQPIFRQEPSTHPAVPAPADVNGGWLEFEVDPAVAEGLYQLARRNNASLFNVVYAGITSALRLLGGPADLLVGTSTSGRNDAEFFDTVGYFTTVVVHRVRFDEGLTVAGLVSQVKNTVNGSLPYTDIPIDLVEEGLFGVDADRKNHMFEVFIQIHSRIKLNGEFRLQDGSAIAYRQVEPEKAESLLGLQFEVMEDDLAGAKSLRVMMTYRQDHYSREQANLIADGVQHVFTQFAQHIAGDIALAALPPGPQA